Part of the bacterium genome is shown below.
CAACGCCGTGATCGCCGGGACGGTGATCGCGTCGACCCTCCACGAGTGGGGCCACTTCGCGGGCGCGCGCCTCTCGGACGCACCGTCGCCGGTGCTGGATTCGCCACGCAACCACTACTTCATGTTCGATTTCAAGATGGCGGACGCGGACGTGCGCCAGTTCACCTGGATGAGCTGGGGCGGGATCCTCGTGCCGTGGGTGCTCGTGCTCGGCGCGCTGATCCTGATTCCCGTCGGGCTGACCAGCGGCGCGGCGCTGGTCGCGACCCTCGTCGCCAAGGCGACCGCGGCGAGTCACTTCGAGGTGCCGATCGTGCGCGACGCCAACGACTGCGGCGATCACAACGCCGCCTTCGGACGGGGGATCGCCGGTGGTCTCGACAAGAGCGGCCGCGTCGGGAACCTGACGGGACTCGCGGTCTTCGTGCTGCTCGTCCTCATCTTCTAGGCCCGCAGAGGAATGCGCGGCCGGGTGCGCGGTGGGTGGAGGAGACGACGATGACCGAAGCCGATGCGACCGAAGAGAAGGAACGTGGCGCGGCCGTCACGATTCCGCCGCCGGTCATCCCCGTCGTGATGCTGGCTCTGGGCGTCGCCGTCGAAACCTTCGCGGCCCCGCTCGGTGCGGCGCCCGTTGGCCTGGCGCGCTGGGGCGGCGGCCTCGCGCTCACGGCATTCGGCATCGTGCTGCTCGCCGCCGCTGCCGGGCTCTTCCGGAAGACGGGACAGGATCCGAAGCCCTGGGAGCCGGCTCCGGAGCTGATCGTCGAAGGGATCTATCTCTACACGCGCAACCCGATGTACGTGGCGTTCGGCGCGCTCCAGGCGGGGCTCGGCATGCTGCTCGGGAGCTATCTCCCCGGGCTGCTCGTCCCCGTCTCGTGGTGGATCATCTACCACATCGCGATCCAGCACGAGGAGGTCTATCTCCTCGAGAAGTTCGGCGCAGACTACGAGGCCTACCTGGGCCGCGTTCGGCGCTGGCTCTAGCTCGAGCCCGACCCACGTCCGATCTGAAATCGATCGGGCTGGAGGCCCTCGGTGGGGAGTACCCGGACCACACGACGATCGAGTTCGCGCGCCTGTGCTCGGACGTGATCGATGGATTCCAGGTGCCGCAGGGATTCGGGGACGCACCCCGTTGCTCGCCGTCGCCCCTTTGAAGGATCCGAGGTGACCCATGTCCGATTCCACGCGTGATTTCGAGATCGTCTTGTGGGGCGCGAGCGGCTTCACCGGCAAGCTCACCGCCGAGTACCTGCTCCGGAAGCACGGCGCGGCCGGCGATCTCCGTTGGGCAATCGGCGGACGCAATCGCGAGAAGCTCGAGCGGGTGCGCCGGGAGCTCGCCGACGAGACTGGCGTCGATTGCGAAGCGCTGCCGATCCTCGTCGGCGACAGCGACGACGCGGCGGCCCTCGAAGCGATCGCCCGCCGGACGAAGGTCGTCTGTACGACGGTCGGTCCCTACGCGAAGTACGGATCGAAGCTGGTCGAGGCCTGCGCGAAGACCGGGACCGACTATTGCGACCTGACCGGCGAGGTCCACTGGATGGCGCGCATGATCGAGGCCCACGCCGACGCGGCGGAGGCGAGCGGCGCGCGGATCGTGTTCACGACCGGCTTCGACTGCATCCCCTCGGATCTCGGCGTGTTCTTCCTCCAGCGCGAGACGATCGCGCGCCACGGCACGCCGGCCTCGCAGGTCCAGCTCCGGGTGAAGGGATTCAGCGGAGGGGCGAGTGGCGGCACGATCGCGAGCATGCTGACGATGCTCGAGGAGGCAGGCCGCGACTCCGAGGTCATGCGGGTGATGAACGAGCCCTACTCGCTCAATCCGAAGGACCGGCAGACCGGGCCCGATTCCCCGGAGCGGTTCACGCCGAGCTATGACGAGGCGTTCGGACAATGGGTCGCGCCCTTCGTGATGGCGGGGATCAACACGAAGGTCGTCCGTCGTTCGAACGCGCTGCTCGGCTTTCGCTACGGCGAGGACTTCCGATACGACGAAGCCATGTTGATGGGGGCCGGACCGGCGGGGATGGCGAAGGCCTCGGCAACGAGCTTCGGCTCGGCAGCGACGATGGGCATGATGGCGATCGGCCCGATCCGGCGACTCGTCTCCGGGCGGCTGCCGCAGCCCGGCGACGGCCCGACGAAGGCGCAGCGCGAGAAGGGCTACTTCGACCTCCGGCTGCGCGGGACGACCCCGGACGGCCGCGTCGTGAACGCGCGCGTCCGCGGCGACCGCGACCCGGGCTACGGCTCGACCGCGAAGATGCTCGCGGAGAGCGCGCTCTGCCTGGCGCGCGACACGCTCGACTCGCCCGGCGGGATGCACACGCCGGCGAGCGCGATGGGGGAGGCGCTGCTCGCGCGGATGCCCGATGCCGGGGTGACCTTCGAGGTCGTGGGCTGACCGCTCCGGCGCGATCTCAGCGCAGCACGACCGGCATCGCGACGTGACGATGCCAGCCGGGCCAGTTCGCGAGCTCCAGGGTGCCCGGGTCGCGGCCGAAGCGCGCTTCCGGAAAGCGCTCGAAGAGGCGTCGCAGGCCGATGCGCGCCTCCATCAAGGCGAGCTGTTTGCCCAGGCAGAAGTGGGCGCCGAATCCGAAACCCAGGTGCGGATTGGGCGAGCGGGTCTCGTCGAAGCGGAGCGGATCGTCGAACGCGGCGGGGTCGCGATTGGCCGCACCGAGCATCGGCATGATCATCGTCCCCCGCGCGATCCGCGTCCCGGCGATCTCGAGGTCTTCCATCGGACGGACCGGCTTCGTGCCGAGCACGGGGCCCTGGAGCCGAACGAGCTCTTCCATCGCCCCGGGCCATCGGTCGGGGTCGCCCTCGACTCGTGCGCGCACGTCCGGTGACTCGAGCCAGAAGCGGATGCCGTTCGTGATCAGGTGCTCGGTCGTCTCGAGGCCGGCGATGATCAGGAGGAAGACCATCGCGACGAGCTCGTCGGTCGTCAGCCGGTCGCCGTCCTCCTCGGCCTCGATCAACGCGGAGAGCAGATCGTCCGAAGGCTGCTTGCGTTTGCGCTCGATCAGCTCGCGAATGAAGGCGCCGACCCGCCGGAGATCCCAGAGCATCGTCTTGACGATGCGAGGGCCGCTCAAGCCTCTCGACAGGATGGTGAGCCCGCTCTCCATCTCCACGGCTTCTTCGGGCCGGATCCCGACCAGCTCGGCGATCACCTTCATCGGCACCCAGCGCGCGTAGTCCTCGAGCAGGTCGATCTCCCGACCGGGGTCTCGATCGCACTTCGCCTCGAGCGAGTCGAGGAGGCTCGATGAGATCGCTTCGACCCGTGGCTCGAAGGCGGCGACGCGTCGGGCGGTGAAGGCCTGATTGACGAGGTTGCGGTGGCGGCGGTGTTCCGGTTCGTCCTCGTAGATCATGCTCGTGGTGAGCGCGGCGATCGCCTTCGGGAGGGGGATCGGGAGCGCGCCTCCGCTCGATCGGCCGAGGGAGCGCGCGCGATTCCGGACGAAGCGCGGATCCGTCAGGACGAAGCGGCAGTCCTCGTAGCGGGAGACGAGCTTGAGCCGCATGAGGCTGACCCGGCCGTCCGCGACGGGGGACTCGTCCCGGAGGCGCGCGTACCAGGCCTCCTTGTGGTGGAGGAAGTCCCTCGACGCGAGGTCGATCGGACGATCGAGGCGGAGTGCGGGCGTGATCTCGGCGGCGGCGGCCATGTTCGGCCCTCCGGCTGGTGCGCGTCGATAGAATCGCATAGCCCCGGCCTCATGACCCACGGTACGCGCGGACCGTCGATGCCTCGCGATGATCGCCTGGTATCGTTCTCGCTCACCCTCCGGAGGCCCGCACCCATGCCCTTCGAGATCCGCCCCGCCACCGCGGCGCTCGGCGCCGAGATCCTTGGAGTCGACCTCGCTTCCCTCGACGACGCCGGCCTGGCCGAGGTCCGGAAGCTCTGGATGGACTACAAGGTGCTCTTCTTTCGCGACCAGGAC
Proteins encoded:
- a CDS encoding saccharopine dehydrogenase NADP-binding domain-containing protein; amino-acid sequence: MSDSTRDFEIVLWGASGFTGKLTAEYLLRKHGAAGDLRWAIGGRNREKLERVRRELADETGVDCEALPILVGDSDDAAALEAIARRTKVVCTTVGPYAKYGSKLVEACAKTGTDYCDLTGEVHWMARMIEAHADAAEASGARIVFTTGFDCIPSDLGVFFLQRETIARHGTPASQVQLRVKGFSGGASGGTIASMLTMLEEAGRDSEVMRVMNEPYSLNPKDRQTGPDSPERFTPSYDEAFGQWVAPFVMAGINTKVVRRSNALLGFRYGEDFRYDEAMLMGAGPAGMAKASATSFGSAATMGMMAIGPIRRLVSGRLPQPGDGPTKAQREKGYFDLRLRGTTPDGRVVNARVRGDRDPGYGSTAKMLAESALCLARDTLDSPGGMHTPASAMGEALLARMPDAGVTFEVVG
- a CDS encoding cytochrome P450, which produces MAAAAEITPALRLDRPIDLASRDFLHHKEAWYARLRDESPVADGRVSLMRLKLVSRYEDCRFVLTDPRFVRNRARSLGRSSGGALPIPLPKAIAALTTSMIYEDEPEHRRHRNLVNQAFTARRVAAFEPRVEAISSSLLDSLEAKCDRDPGREIDLLEDYARWVPMKVIAELVGIRPEEAVEMESGLTILSRGLSGPRIVKTMLWDLRRVGAFIRELIERKRKQPSDDLLSALIEAEEDGDRLTTDELVAMVFLLIIAGLETTEHLITNGIRFWLESPDVRARVEGDPDRWPGAMEELVRLQGPVLGTKPVRPMEDLEIAGTRIARGTMIMPMLGAANRDPAAFDDPLRFDETRSPNPHLGFGFGAHFCLGKQLALMEARIGLRRLFERFPEARFGRDPGTLELANWPGWHRHVAMPVVLR
- a CDS encoding isoprenylcysteine carboxylmethyltransferase family protein; translated protein: MTEADATEEKERGAAVTIPPPVIPVVMLALGVAVETFAAPLGAAPVGLARWGGGLALTAFGIVLLAAAAGLFRKTGQDPKPWEPAPELIVEGIYLYTRNPMYVAFGALQAGLGMLLGSYLPGLLVPVSWWIIYHIAIQHEEVYLLEKFGADYEAYLGRVRRWL